The window TCGGAATGCTCTGAACCAGCTGAGCTAATTTCCCTTTTGGTATTGTTTGTAAACTAATTCGCACTTAAATCCGACCCTTCCGACTGAAATGTCGGAATGCTCTGAACCAGCTGAGCTAATTTCCCTTCCTTTTGGGATTGCAAATATAGTGGTATAATCCTGTTCTGCAAATCTTTTTTTTATTTTTTTAGCTGAGCAAGGTCTCTAAAATTTTATGCGACTGTACTTCTCCAAATGATGCCGTATGTAAGGTATAGAAAACCAATATCTTATCTAAAAGAAACCGTCTTTGATTATTGGAGAATTTAATTTCATAAATTTTTTCTAAAGGTGTATTAAAAAGTAAAATAAAACCTAAGGCGTCTTCCTTATGAAGATAATTTGAATGAACTGGTGGCCTCGAAACAAATTCTCCTTCCTGCAAATCAAAATAGATTTGATCAGTTCTTCTTTTATCATTAGGAGAAAACCCTAAAAATCGAGTAAGTTTTAACAGAAAAGACAGGTGGAAATTTGGGTTAATTTCTTCACTTTCATCAAACCAAGCTATAGAATTAAAAATGTAATCGAATAAACTATCATCTGCAGCCT is drawn from Pedobacter mucosus and contains these coding sequences:
- the recO gene encoding DNA repair protein RecO, which translates into the protein MLHKVRGIVLKTTNYSESSVIVQVLTDKFGMQSYLINGVKKPKAKIKINMLQSLHLLDMVVYHKVNTNIQRVSEVRQTPVFRTIPYDIIKTSIVIFLNEVLYKSIRQQAADDSLFDYIFNSIAWFDESEEINPNFHLSFLLKLTRFLGFSPNDKRRTDQIYFDLQEGEFVSRPPVHSNYLHKEDALGFILLFNTPLEKIYEIKFSNNQRRFLLDKILVFYTLHTASFGEVQSHKILETLLS